From one Pseudomonas fluorescens genomic stretch:
- the mobA gene encoding molybdenum cofactor guanylyltransferase MobA, with product MPAAPPPCSILILAGGRGQRMGGQDKGLLDWQGQPLIAHIHAVVRPLSDDLIISCNRNQDRYRPYADQLVGDAEADFPGPLAGVLAGLAVARHDWMLVLACDAPLIDQALILELMTLANDQQQPAMIRQGGYWQPMFSLIPCSLRNDFQQAWDAGDRGVQRTLRRHPVRALECAEGDPRLSNFNTPEFLRS from the coding sequence ATGCCCGCCGCCCCTCCTCCCTGCTCCATACTCATTCTTGCCGGTGGCCGTGGCCAGCGCATGGGCGGCCAGGACAAAGGCCTGCTCGACTGGCAGGGCCAACCGCTGATCGCCCACATCCACGCCGTGGTGCGACCGCTGAGCGACGACCTGATCATCTCCTGCAACCGCAACCAGGACCGCTACCGGCCCTATGCCGACCAATTGGTGGGTGATGCCGAAGCGGACTTTCCCGGGCCGCTGGCCGGGGTTCTGGCGGGGCTGGCGGTGGCGCGGCACGACTGGATGCTGGTGCTGGCCTGTGACGCGCCGTTGATCGACCAGGCGCTGATCCTCGAGTTGATGACCCTCGCCAATGACCAGCAGCAACCGGCGATGATTCGCCAGGGCGGCTACTGGCAGCCGATGTTCAGCCTGATTCCCTGTTCATTGCGCAATGACTTCCAGCAGGCCTGGGATGCGGGCGACCGAGGTGTGCAGCGCACCTTGCGCCGGCACCCGGTGCGGGCGCTGGAGTGCGCCGAGGGCGACCCGCGCTTGAGCAATTTCAACACCCCGGAGTTTCTGCGCAGTTGA
- a CDS encoding efflux RND transporter permease subunit, whose amino-acid sequence MPQFFIDRPVFAWVVALFILLAGALAIPQLPVAQYPDVAPPQVEIYAVYPGASAQTIDDSVVSLIEQELNGADNLLYFSSQSSLGSATITATFEPGTNPDMAQVDVQNRLKVVESRLPRPVTQQGLQVEKVSTGFLLMVTLTAMDGSLDEVTLSDFLARNVMNEIRRLKGVGKAQLYGSERAMRIWIDPAKLIGFNLTPDDVNNAIAAQNAQVAPGSIGDLPGTGTQEITANVVIKGQLSTVQEFKDIVLRANPDGSTVTLGDVARVEIGSQEYQYGTRLNGKPTSAFSVQLSPGANAMETATLVQAKLSELSRFLPPGAKFDIPYDTSPFVKVSIQQVITTLLEAMALVFAVMFLFLQNIRYTLIPTLVVPVALMGTFAVMLSLGFSVNVLTLFGMVLAIGILVDDAIVVVENVERIMSEEGLAPREATKKAMSQISGAIVGITLVLVAVFLPMAFMKGSVGVIYQQFSVSMAVSILFSAFLALSLTPALCATLLKPIAKGSHHEKTGFFGWFNRRFESMTNGYQRWVIQAIKRSGRYLLVYVVLVAGLVYGFSQLPSSFLPTEDQGYTITDIQLPPGASRARTEQVAAQIEAHNATEPGVGNSTLILGFSFSGNGQNAALAFTTLKDWSERGSDDSAQSIADRANAAFSQLKDAIAYSVLPPPVDGLGTSSGFEFRLQDRGGLGHAGLMAARDQLLAAAEKSPVLVNVRESALAESPQVQLEVDRKQANALGVSFADIGNVLNTAVGSNYVNDFPNQGRMQRVVVQAEGDQRSQVDDLLKIHVRNSKGKMVPLSAFVQAKWITGPVQLTRYNGYPAIAVSGEPAPGHSSGEAMNEIQRLVDQLPMGMGLEWTGLSLQERLSGAQAPILMGLSLLVVFLCLAALYESWSIPTSVLLVVPLGVLGAVIAVSLRGMPNDVFFKVGLITLIGLSAKNAILIIEFAKSLVDEGHDLVDATVQAARLRLRPIVMTSLAFILGVVPLAIASGASSASQQAIGTGVIGGMLSATLAVVFVPVFFVVVMRLTAKRRAKAQTPAPVASDS is encoded by the coding sequence ATGCCGCAGTTTTTCATTGATCGCCCGGTCTTCGCCTGGGTGGTCGCCTTGTTCATCCTGCTTGCCGGTGCCCTGGCCATCCCGCAACTGCCGGTGGCCCAGTATCCCGATGTGGCACCGCCGCAGGTGGAAATCTATGCCGTGTACCCGGGCGCCTCGGCGCAGACCATCGACGACAGCGTGGTCAGCCTGATCGAGCAAGAGCTCAACGGTGCCGACAACCTGCTCTACTTCAGCTCGCAAAGCAGCCTGGGCAGCGCCACCATCACCGCCACCTTCGAGCCGGGCACCAACCCGGACATGGCCCAGGTCGATGTGCAGAACCGCCTGAAAGTGGTCGAGTCGCGCCTGCCGCGCCCGGTCACCCAGCAAGGCCTGCAGGTAGAGAAAGTCTCCACCGGCTTCCTGCTGATGGTGACCCTGACCGCTATGGACGGCAGCCTCGACGAAGTCACCCTGAGCGACTTTCTCGCCCGTAACGTGATGAACGAGATCCGCCGCCTCAAGGGTGTCGGCAAGGCGCAGTTGTATGGTTCGGAACGGGCCATGCGTATCTGGATCGACCCGGCCAAGCTGATCGGCTTCAACCTCACGCCCGATGACGTCAACAACGCCATCGCCGCGCAGAACGCCCAGGTGGCGCCGGGCAGCATTGGCGACCTGCCGGGTACCGGCACCCAGGAAATCACCGCCAACGTGGTGATCAAGGGCCAGCTCAGTACGGTGCAGGAGTTCAAGGACATCGTCCTGCGCGCCAACCCCGATGGCTCGACCGTGACCCTGGGCGATGTCGCCCGGGTCGAGATCGGCAGCCAGGAGTACCAGTACGGCACCCGCCTCAACGGCAAGCCCACCAGCGCCTTCAGCGTGCAGCTGTCGCCCGGTGCCAACGCCATGGAAACCGCGACCCTGGTGCAAGCCAAGCTCAGCGAGCTGTCGCGCTTCCTGCCACCGGGGGCCAAGTTCGACATCCCCTACGACACCTCGCCGTTCGTCAAGGTGTCGATCCAGCAGGTGATCACCACCCTGCTCGAAGCCATGGCCCTGGTGTTCGCGGTGATGTTCCTGTTCCTGCAGAACATCCGCTATACCCTGATCCCGACCCTGGTGGTGCCGGTGGCGCTGATGGGCACCTTTGCGGTGATGCTCTCGCTGGGCTTCTCGGTCAACGTGCTGACCCTGTTCGGCATGGTGTTGGCCATCGGTATCCTGGTGGACGACGCCATTGTCGTGGTGGAGAACGTCGAGCGGATCATGAGCGAAGAAGGCCTGGCGCCGCGCGAAGCGACGAAAAAGGCCATGAGCCAGATCAGCGGCGCGATTGTCGGCATCACCTTGGTGCTGGTGGCGGTGTTCCTGCCGATGGCCTTCATGAAAGGCTCGGTGGGGGTGATCTACCAGCAGTTCTCGGTGTCGATGGCGGTGTCGATCCTGTTCTCGGCGTTCCTCGCCCTGAGCCTGACCCCGGCCCTGTGCGCGACCCTGCTCAAGCCGATCGCCAAGGGCTCGCACCACGAGAAAACCGGTTTCTTCGGCTGGTTCAACCGCCGTTTCGAGAGCATGACCAATGGCTACCAGCGCTGGGTGATCCAGGCCATCAAGCGCAGCGGCCGCTATTTGCTGGTCTACGTGGTGCTGGTGGCCGGGCTGGTGTACGGCTTCAGCCAGCTGCCCTCCTCGTTCCTGCCCACCGAAGACCAGGGCTACACCATTACCGACATCCAGTTGCCGCCGGGAGCCAGCCGCGCCCGTACCGAGCAGGTGGCGGCGCAGATCGAGGCGCATAACGCCACAGAACCTGGCGTGGGCAACAGCACCCTGATTCTGGGCTTCAGTTTCTCCGGCAACGGCCAGAACGCGGCCCTGGCGTTCACCACGCTCAAGGACTGGTCCGAGCGCGGCAGCGATGACAGCGCGCAGTCGATCGCCGACCGCGCCAACGCCGCGTTCAGTCAGCTCAAGGACGCCATTGCCTATTCGGTGCTGCCACCGCCGGTGGATGGCCTGGGGACCTCCAGCGGTTTCGAGTTCCGCCTGCAGGACCGTGGTGGCCTCGGCCATGCCGGGCTGATGGCGGCGCGCGACCAACTGCTGGCGGCCGCCGAAAAAAGCCCGGTGCTGGTCAACGTGCGCGAAAGTGCCCTGGCCGAAAGCCCGCAGGTACAGCTGGAGGTCGACCGCAAGCAGGCCAATGCCCTGGGCGTGTCGTTTGCCGATATCGGCAACGTGCTCAACACCGCGGTGGGTTCCAACTACGTTAACGACTTCCCCAACCAGGGGCGCATGCAGCGCGTGGTGGTGCAGGCCGAAGGCGACCAGCGCAGCCAGGTCGACGACCTGCTGAAGATCCACGTACGTAACAGCAAAGGCAAGATGGTGCCGCTGTCGGCCTTCGTCCAGGCCAAGTGGATCACCGGCCCCGTGCAACTGACCCGCTACAACGGTTACCCGGCGATTGCCGTATCAGGCGAGCCGGCCCCGGGCCACAGCTCCGGCGAGGCGATGAACGAGATTCAGCGCCTGGTCGATCAGTTGCCTATGGGCATGGGCCTGGAGTGGACCGGTCTGTCGCTGCAGGAGCGCCTGTCCGGCGCCCAGGCACCGATCCTCATGGGCCTGTCGCTGCTGGTGGTGTTCCTGTGCCTGGCGGCGCTGTACGAGAGCTGGTCGATTCCGACCTCGGTACTGCTGGTGGTACCGCTGGGCGTTCTGGGCGCGGTGATTGCGGTGAGCCTGCGCGGCATGCCCAACGACGTGTTCTTCAAGGTCGGCCTGATCACCCTGATCGGCCTGTCGGCGAAGAACGCCATCCTCATCATCGAGTTCGCCAAGAGCCTGGTCGATGAAGGCCACGACCTGGTCGATGCCACCGTACAGGCCGCGCGCCTGCGCTTGCGGCCTATCGTCATGACCTCGCTGGCGTTCATCCTCGGCGTGGTGCCCCTGGCGATTGCCAGCGGTGCCAGCTCGGCCAGCCAGCAGGCAATCGGTACCGGGGTGATCGGCGGCATGCTCAGCGCCACCCTGGCGGTGGTGTTCGTGCCGGTGTTCTTTGTCGTGGTGATGCGCCTGACCGCCAAACGTCGGGCCAAAGCCCAGACGCCTGCGCCAGTAGCCAGCGACAGCTGA
- a CDS encoding efflux RND transporter periplasmic adaptor subunit, with the protein MSSTSPARLRALVPLLFITVALSACDDKSPAEEKAPPSAVKVETVRVQPLAITTELNGRILAPRTAEVRARVAGVVLKRVYREGSDVKQGDVLFRIDPAPFQADYDSARASLARAEATLFQARLQDQRYRELIGINAISRQEHDNARAAFLQADADVAAAKAALERAKLNLGYATVTAPISGRIGRALVTEGALVGQNETTPLATIQQLNPIHADVTQSTRELNALRRALRAGELQQVGQDQASATLIQDDGTPYPLPGKLLFSDISVDPSTGQITLRSEFPNPDLDLLPGSFIRVRLEQAVNQQGISVPQRAILRDSAGLPKVLLVDGEQRISERSVVLGSVQNDRWIVSEGLTPGDRVVIEGLQHVNPGDQVQVDNAGKDALPIVQSNGQ; encoded by the coding sequence ATGTCCAGTACAAGCCCCGCCCGTTTGCGCGCCCTGGTGCCGCTGTTGTTCATCACTGTAGCCCTGAGCGCCTGCGACGACAAATCGCCCGCCGAAGAAAAGGCCCCGCCGAGCGCGGTCAAGGTCGAGACCGTGCGTGTGCAGCCGCTGGCAATCACCACCGAACTCAATGGCCGCATCCTCGCTCCACGCACCGCCGAGGTCCGCGCGCGCGTGGCCGGCGTGGTACTCAAGCGCGTGTACCGTGAAGGCAGCGACGTCAAACAGGGCGATGTGCTGTTTCGCATCGATCCAGCGCCGTTCCAGGCCGATTACGACAGCGCCCGCGCAAGCCTGGCGCGCGCCGAAGCCACGCTGTTCCAGGCACGTTTGCAGGACCAGCGCTATCGCGAGCTGATCGGCATCAATGCCATCAGCCGCCAGGAACATGACAATGCCCGCGCCGCCTTCCTGCAGGCCGACGCCGACGTCGCCGCGGCCAAGGCCGCGCTTGAGCGGGCCAAGCTCAACCTCGGCTATGCCACCGTCACCGCGCCGATCTCCGGGCGCATCGGCCGCGCCCTGGTGACCGAAGGCGCCTTGGTGGGGCAGAACGAAACCACGCCACTGGCGACCATCCAGCAACTGAACCCGATCCACGCCGACGTCACCCAGTCGACCCGCGAACTCAATGCCCTGCGCCGCGCCCTGCGTGCCGGCGAGTTGCAGCAAGTGGGCCAGGACCAGGCCAGCGCTACCCTGATCCAGGACGACGGCACGCCCTACCCGCTGCCGGGCAAGCTGCTGTTCTCGGACATCAGCGTCGACCCGAGCACCGGCCAGATCACCCTGCGCAGCGAGTTCCCCAACCCGGATCTGGACCTGCTGCCGGGCAGCTTCATCCGCGTGCGCCTGGAGCAAGCTGTCAATCAGCAAGGCATCAGCGTGCCGCAACGGGCCATCCTGCGTGACAGCGCCGGCCTGCCGAAGGTGCTGCTGGTGGATGGCGAACAGCGCATCAGCGAACGCTCGGTGGTATTGGGCAGCGTGCAGAACGACCGCTGGATCGTCAGCGAAGGCCTGACCCCCGGTGACCGGGTGGTGATCGAAGGTCTGCAGCACGTCAACCCCGGCGACCAGGTACAGGTCGACAACGCGGGCAAGGACGCCCTCCCCATCGTTCAGTCCAACGGCCAGTGA
- a CDS encoding response regulator transcription factor — protein MPNILLVEDDCALSELIASYLQRNDFCVSVIARGDHVLAEARRNKPDLVILDLMLPGLDGLQVCRLLRAESQALPILMLTARDDSHDQVLGLEMGADDYVTKPCEPRVLLARVRTLLRRSCINEPRLESDLIVVGGLRIDLAERNVFWREQPVELSSGEFNLLVVLARNAGVVLSRDRILQQLRGIEFNGTDRSVDVAISKLRRKFDDSAGEARKIKTVWGKGYLFSRVEWEF, from the coding sequence ATGCCGAATATCCTCCTGGTCGAAGACGATTGCGCACTGTCCGAACTGATCGCCAGCTACCTGCAGCGCAACGACTTCTGTGTCAGCGTGATTGCCCGTGGCGACCACGTGCTGGCCGAGGCCCGGCGCAACAAACCGGACCTGGTGATCCTCGACCTGATGCTCCCCGGCCTCGATGGCCTGCAGGTTTGCCGCCTGCTGCGCGCCGAGTCCCAGGCCCTGCCGATCTTGATGCTGACCGCCCGCGACGACAGCCATGACCAGGTGCTGGGCCTGGAGATGGGCGCCGACGACTACGTGACCAAGCCCTGCGAGCCACGGGTACTGCTGGCCCGAGTACGCACCTTGCTGCGCCGCAGTTGCATCAACGAGCCGCGCCTTGAGAGCGACCTGATCGTGGTCGGCGGCCTGCGCATCGACCTGGCCGAGCGCAACGTGTTCTGGCGCGAACAGCCGGTGGAGTTGTCCAGCGGCGAGTTCAACCTGCTGGTGGTGCTGGCGCGCAATGCCGGCGTGGTCCTCAGCCGCGACCGCATCCTCCAGCAACTGCGCGGTATCGAGTTCAACGGTACCGACCGCTCGGTGGACGTGGCGATCTCCAAGCTGCGGCGCAAGTTCGACGACAGCGCTGGCGAAGCGCGCAAGATCAAGACCGTGTGGGGCAAGGGCTATCTGTTCAGCCGGGTCGAGTGGGAGTTCTAG
- a CDS encoding ATP-binding protein yields MLKILIRLYLITIVAYAGAIFLIPDAIVGAFHQRFIAYNLDQSRGVQRLIVKQFTQLPASEWPAKARELDAEFAPLQIELRRQDQIGLSYEERDRLKAGENVVRLGDWGYYDTALAPLDDTWLVELRNPPDPLDISLLSWGVTVLIGAALLGCLLFWVWPHWRDLERLKETARRLGQGELSQRTHIPPRSNIGELAQVFDTMAQDVERLLTQQRELLNAVSHELRTPLTRLDFGLVLLFDEVPPNCRKRLLELVGHVRELDELVLELLSYSRLQNADQARERVEVSLLELVDSILGSFAEELDGRGIEWQVRADDNLPRFILDPRLTARALQNLVRNAMRYCDGQLLLRLSLDPQGHCLLTVEDDGIGIPPDQRELIFQPFYRLDRSRDRTTGGFGLGLAISRRAIEGQGGTLTVGQSALGGAQFKIRLPRG; encoded by the coding sequence ATGCTGAAGATCCTCATTCGCCTGTACCTGATCACCATCGTTGCCTATGCCGGGGCGATCTTCCTGATCCCGGATGCCATCGTCGGTGCCTTTCACCAGCGCTTCATCGCCTACAACCTTGACCAGTCGCGCGGCGTGCAACGCTTGATCGTCAAGCAGTTCACCCAGTTGCCAGCCAGCGAATGGCCGGCCAAGGCCCGCGAGCTGGACGCCGAGTTCGCCCCGCTGCAGATCGAGTTGCGGCGCCAGGACCAGATCGGCCTGTCCTATGAGGAGCGTGATCGTCTCAAGGCTGGCGAAAACGTGGTGCGCCTGGGCGACTGGGGCTATTACGATACCGCCCTGGCGCCGCTGGACGACACCTGGCTGGTGGAGCTGCGCAACCCGCCCGACCCACTGGACATCAGCCTGCTGTCCTGGGGGGTGACCGTGCTGATCGGTGCCGCCTTGCTCGGCTGCCTGCTGTTTTGGGTGTGGCCGCACTGGCGCGACCTTGAACGCCTCAAGGAAACCGCCCGACGCCTGGGCCAGGGCGAGTTGTCGCAGCGCACGCATATTCCGCCGCGCTCGAACATCGGCGAACTGGCCCAGGTCTTCGACACCATGGCCCAGGACGTCGAACGCCTGCTGACCCAGCAGCGCGAACTGCTCAATGCCGTGTCCCATGAACTGCGCACGCCGCTGACCCGCCTGGATTTCGGCCTGGTGCTGTTGTTCGACGAGGTGCCGCCCAACTGCCGCAAGCGCCTGCTGGAACTGGTCGGGCATGTTCGTGAGCTGGATGAACTGGTGCTCGAACTGTTGTCCTACAGCCGCCTGCAGAACGCCGACCAGGCCCGCGAGCGGGTCGAGGTCTCGTTGCTGGAACTGGTCGACAGCATCCTCGGCAGCTTTGCCGAGGAGCTCGATGGCCGTGGTATCGAATGGCAGGTGCGCGCTGACGACAACCTGCCGCGCTTTATCCTCGACCCGCGTCTGACTGCCCGGGCATTGCAGAACCTGGTGCGCAACGCCATGCGCTACTGCGACGGGCAACTTCTCCTGCGCCTGAGCCTGGACCCGCAGGGCCATTGCCTGCTGACTGTGGAGGACGATGGCATCGGCATCCCCCCTGATCAGCGTGAGCTGATCTTCCAGCCGTTCTACCGCCTGGACCGCAGCCGCGACCGCACCACCGGTGGCTTCGGCCTGGGCCTGGCGATCAGCCGCCGGGCCATCGAAGGCCAGGGTGGCACGCTGACCGTCGGGCAATCGGCGCTCGGTGGGGCGCAGTTCAAGATCAGGTTGCCACGGGGCTGA
- the paaZ gene encoding phenylacetic acid degradation bifunctional protein PaaZ, which produces MSAAPTLQSFIAGRWIGQHGATPLRSALDGHIIGYSHAERPDFAEAIEHARVQGLQALMAMDFQQRAARLKALALYLSERKEQLYALSHHSGATRADSWIDIEGGNATLFAYAGIGARELPSGNVFHEGPAIPLSKQGSFVGSHILVPRAGVAVHINAFNFPIWGMLEKFAPTFLAGMPCIIKPATATSYLTEAVVRLMEQSGLLPSGSLQLVIGRTGDLLDRLQGQDVVTFTGSADTAATLRVTPNLIRHSVPFTAEADSLNCSILGPDVKPGDPAFELYIKEVVREMTTKAGQKCTAIRRAIVPASHIDAVASALRERLSKVMVGDPSVEGVRMGALASHDQQRDVGERLHSLLQSCDQLFGASDGFAPRGEGVSEGAFFAPTLLQSRDPHAEGGAHDIEAFGPVSTLMAYHDLDEALALAARGKGSLVASLVTCDRQVAARVIPAAAAWHGRLLILDPEAAVESTGHGSPLPQLKHGGPGRAGGGEELGGLRAVKHYLQRAAIQGSPSMLMAVTGEYVRGAEVIESEVHPFRRYFQDLRIGESLLTHRRTVTEADLVNFGCLSGDHFYMHFDDIAAKDSQFGKRIAHGYFVLSAAAGLFVSAAPGPVLANYGLDTLRFINPVGIGDTIQARLTCKRKIDQGKSSPQGIPQGVVAWDVEVTNQLAEVVASYDILTLVVKRQD; this is translated from the coding sequence ATGTCTGCTGCCCCTACCTTGCAAAGCTTCATTGCCGGCCGATGGATCGGCCAGCACGGCGCCACGCCGCTGCGCAGTGCCCTGGACGGCCATATCATCGGTTACAGCCACGCGGAGCGCCCGGACTTTGCCGAGGCCATCGAGCATGCCCGCGTTCAGGGCCTGCAGGCCCTCATGGCCATGGACTTCCAACAACGTGCCGCCCGGCTCAAGGCCCTGGCCCTGTACCTGAGCGAGCGCAAGGAGCAGCTCTACGCCCTCTCCCACCACAGCGGTGCGACCCGGGCCGACAGCTGGATCGACATTGAAGGCGGCAACGCCACGCTGTTCGCCTATGCCGGCATCGGCGCACGGGAGCTGCCATCGGGCAATGTGTTTCACGAAGGCCCGGCCATCCCCTTGAGCAAACAGGGCTCGTTTGTCGGCAGCCATATTCTGGTGCCGCGGGCGGGCGTCGCGGTGCATATCAATGCCTTCAACTTTCCGATCTGGGGCATGTTGGAGAAGTTCGCCCCGACCTTCCTGGCCGGCATGCCGTGCATCATCAAGCCGGCCACCGCCACCAGCTACCTGACCGAAGCCGTGGTACGGCTGATGGAGCAGTCTGGACTGCTGCCAAGCGGCAGCCTGCAACTGGTGATCGGCCGCACTGGCGACCTGCTCGATCGCCTGCAAGGCCAGGATGTCGTGACCTTTACCGGCTCCGCCGACACTGCGGCAACACTGCGCGTCACGCCTAACCTGATCCGTCACTCGGTGCCGTTTACCGCCGAGGCCGACTCGCTCAACTGTTCGATTCTCGGCCCGGACGTCAAACCGGGCGATCCGGCTTTCGAGCTGTACATCAAGGAAGTGGTTCGCGAAATGACCACCAAGGCGGGGCAAAAGTGCACGGCGATTCGCCGCGCCATCGTCCCGGCAAGCCATATCGACGCCGTGGCCAGTGCCCTGCGTGAGCGCCTGAGCAAGGTGATGGTGGGTGATCCATCGGTAGAGGGCGTGCGCATGGGCGCCCTGGCCTCCCATGACCAGCAGCGCGACGTCGGCGAGCGCTTGCACAGCCTCCTGCAAAGTTGCGACCAGCTGTTCGGCGCCAGCGATGGCTTCGCCCCGCGTGGCGAAGGGGTCAGCGAAGGCGCGTTCTTCGCCCCGACCCTGCTCCAGTCCCGCGACCCACACGCCGAAGGTGGCGCCCATGACATCGAGGCCTTCGGTCCGGTCAGCACTTTGATGGCCTACCACGACCTCGATGAAGCCCTGGCCCTGGCGGCCCGGGGCAAAGGCAGCCTGGTCGCGAGTTTGGTGACCTGCGACCGCCAGGTGGCGGCCAGGGTCATTCCGGCCGCTGCCGCCTGGCATGGCCGCTTGCTGATCCTCGACCCGGAGGCGGCGGTAGAATCCACCGGCCACGGCTCGCCGTTGCCGCAACTCAAGCACGGCGGCCCGGGCCGTGCCGGTGGCGGCGAAGAGCTCGGCGGCCTGCGCGCGGTCAAGCATTACCTGCAGCGGGCGGCAATCCAGGGCTCGCCGAGCATGCTCATGGCGGTCACGGGTGAATATGTGCGCGGCGCTGAGGTGATCGAAAGCGAAGTGCATCCGTTTCGCCGCTACTTTCAGGACCTGCGCATCGGCGAATCGCTGCTGACCCACCGGCGGACCGTCACCGAAGCCGACCTGGTGAACTTCGGCTGCCTGTCGGGCGACCATTTCTACATGCACTTCGACGACATTGCCGCCAAAGATTCGCAATTCGGCAAGCGCATCGCCCACGGCTACTTCGTGCTCTCGGCCGCAGCCGGCTTGTTTGTCAGTGCCGCCCCTGGCCCGGTGCTGGCCAACTACGGCCTGGACACCCTGCGCTTCATCAACCCGGTGGGCATTGGCGACACCATCCAGGCCCGGCTGACCTGCAAGCGCAAGATCGACCAGGGCAAAAGCAGCCCACAAGGCATCCCGCAAGGGGTGGTGGCCTGGGATGTGGAGGTGACCAACCAGTTGGCTGAGGTGGTGGCCAGTTATGACATTCTGACCTTGGTGGTCAAACGTCAGGACTGA
- a CDS encoding OprD family porin: MNHIRLKPASLLASLALPMVAAPAMADFFADSHARLELRNHYLNRDFRQDNAPQAKAEEWGQGFTAKLESGFTDGPVGFGVDAMGQLGIKLDSSRDRRGTGLLPYGRNSLEPADDYSELGLTAKLRASKSVLRLGTLQPLLPVVVYNDTRLLASTFQGGLLTSQEIDGLTVNAGRLTKANLRDSSSRDDIGYGAASSDGFDFAGGSYAFNPQLSLSYYYGKLEQIYRQQFVGLVHTLPLAEGLSLRSDLRYFDSRGDGAERGGQIDNRNFNASFALGVRAHKFTANLQQMSGDSAFPFLNGGDPYTVNLVTYNTYTRAGLDSWQLRYDYDFAALGIPGLSFMTRYTDGRHAKAGTIDNGRERERDTDITYVIQSGPLKNVSLRWRNVMFRSGNGLTTALDENRLIIGYTLALW; this comes from the coding sequence ATGAACCACATTCGCCTCAAGCCAGCCTCGCTGCTGGCCAGCCTTGCCCTGCCCATGGTCGCCGCACCGGCCATGGCGGATTTTTTCGCTGACAGTCATGCCAGGCTGGAGCTGCGCAACCATTACCTGAACCGCGATTTTCGTCAGGACAACGCGCCCCAGGCCAAGGCCGAGGAATGGGGCCAGGGCTTCACGGCAAAACTGGAGTCGGGCTTTACCGACGGCCCCGTGGGTTTTGGCGTCGACGCCATGGGCCAACTGGGGATCAAGCTCGACTCCAGCCGCGACCGCCGTGGCACGGGCCTGTTGCCCTACGGGCGCAACAGCCTGGAACCGGCCGACGACTACAGCGAACTGGGCCTGACCGCCAAGCTGCGCGCCTCGAAAAGCGTATTGCGCCTGGGCACCCTGCAGCCGTTGTTGCCGGTGGTGGTATACAACGACACCCGCTTGCTGGCCTCGACCTTTCAGGGCGGCCTGCTCACCAGCCAGGAAATCGACGGTCTGACCGTCAACGCCGGGCGCCTGACCAAGGCCAACCTGCGCGACTCTTCCAGCCGTGACGATATCGGCTATGGCGCGGCCAGCAGCGACGGCTTCGACTTTGCTGGCGGCAGCTATGCTTTCAACCCGCAACTGAGCCTGAGCTACTACTACGGCAAGCTTGAGCAAATCTACCGCCAGCAGTTCGTCGGCCTGGTGCATACCTTGCCATTGGCCGAGGGCCTGAGCCTGCGCAGCGACCTGCGCTACTTCGACAGCCGCGGCGATGGCGCCGAGCGTGGCGGACAGATCGACAACCGCAACTTCAACGCCAGCTTCGCCCTCGGTGTGCGCGCGCACAAGTTCACCGCCAACCTGCAACAGATGTCGGGCGACAGTGCCTTTCCGTTTCTCAACGGTGGCGACCCCTACACCGTCAACCTGGTCACCTACAACACTTACACCCGCGCCGGGCTGGACTCCTGGCAACTGCGCTACGACTACGACTTCGCCGCCCTTGGCATCCCGGGCCTGAGCTTCATGACCCGCTATACCGACGGCCGTCACGCCAAGGCCGGAACCATCGACAACGGCCGTGAGCGTGAGCGCGACACCGATATCACCTACGTGATCCAGAGCGGCCCGCTGAAAAACGTCAGCCTGCGCTGGCGCAATGTCATGTTTCGCTCGGGCAACGGCCTGACCACGGCGCTGGACGAAAACCGCCTGATCATCGGCTACACCCTGGCGCTGTGGTAA